In Plasmodium falciparum 3D7 genome assembly, chromosome: 5, the following proteins share a genomic window:
- a CDS encoding rhoptry-associated protein 2 — MGLKFYVLVFLILCLKNVVKGDKCETEFSKLYPESNSLTGLIYAHTANVHKLSMWVYFIYNHFSSADELIKYLEKTNINTLENSDHTCFARAVTLYLFYYYLKDIKSMLSTDDYQSFFKNKFKDINPLFINDFILILNDKKFMENLDLYIMKESEREHLVIKKNPFLRVLNKASTTTHATYKSNPYFIVGSRVHTPYKDYLGDFNKYTEISVLNYVRDYNFLIYAGSRENYYNSDIAGPARSVNNVISKNKTLGLRKRSSSLALVGTNNNDPIFAYCEKDNKSEYYGTPDDLITSFFSIIKTKMLNSHKTFLRQFDYALFHKTYSIPNLKGFRFLKHLFQKKNLVNFVGMYENHVSTEINFLAEDFVELFDVTMDCYSRQYSNRAAENFKAIRELNVL, encoded by the coding sequence ATGggtttaaaattttatgtattagtttttcttattttatgtttGAAGAATGTTGTAAAAGGGGATAAGTGTGAAACTGAATTTTCAAAATTATATCCGGAATCAAATTCTTTGACTGGTTTAATTTATGCACACACTGCAAATGTTCATAAATTATCTATGTgggtttattttatttataatcaCTTTAGTAGTGCAgatgaattaataaaatatttagaaaaaacCAACATAAATACTTTAGAAAATAGTGATCATACATGTTTTGCTAGAGCAGTtactttatatttgttttattactATCTTAAGGATATTAAGTCTATGTTAAGTACAGATGATTATCAatcattttttaagaataaatTCAAAGATATTAATCCATTGTTTATtaatgattttattttaattcttAATGATAAGAAATTTATGGAAAATCtggatttatatataatgaaagaaTCTGAGAGAGAACATTTGGTTATAAAGAAGAATCCATTTTTACGTGTATTGAATAAAGCATCAACTACTACACATGCAACATATAAGTCTAATCCATACTTTATAGTAGGATCAAGAGTTCATACACCTTATAAAGATTACTTAGgagattttaataaatatactgAGATAAGTGTACTTAATTATGTTCGTGattacaattttttaatttatgcTGGTTCAAGGGAAAATTACTACAATTCAGATATAGCTGGACCAGCAAGAAGTGTTAATAATGTAATTAGTAAGAATAAAACATTAGGATTGAGAAAACGTAGTAGTTCTCTCGCTTTAGTAGGAACAAATAACAATGACCCTATATTTGCTTATTgtgaaaaagataataaatcaGAATATTACGGTACACCAGATGATTTAATTACATCTTTCTTTTCAATTATAAAAACTAAAATGTTAAATTCTCATAAAACGTTTTTAAGACAATTTGATTATGCTTTATTTCACAAAACATATTCAATACCTAACTTAAAAGGTTTCAGATTTTTGAAACACCTTTtccaaaaaaagaatttagtGAATTTTGTAGGTATGTATGAAAATCACGTATCAACAGAAATAAATTTCTTAGCTGAAGATTTCGTTGAATTATTTGATGTAACTATGGATTGTTATTCTCGCCAATATTCAAACCGTGCTGCAGAAAACTTCAAAGCTATTAGAGAATTAAATgttctttaa
- a CDS encoding anaphase-promoting complex subunit 3, putative translates to MEDDENHRCYLNFFLNGIDISKKYNLKFQKRLYDDLIDTYCYRHKINIKENIRSNNNYINYEDLNRLYIYSRKECQDEKCDNIMKYAYIYCCYKLNKEKRESIIMMLLDEEFLKYNIKNDHNNIKKKKKKKKKKKKQIYLMNNNKNNNNNSDNNYNTDDTYIMKHIKVYEERFYNVQCIPGYSVGYYLMGKIYEKEGRKEWFSEIRKKKLIDISFICYYLGYKSCPYLICCLKKMIKLHSNFYFSVMYQDIVGKLSKMYNAHIYVYKKLKCKSLIRKENEDYDGDDNKSDDNESDDEDYDDRKDDNNDDYYDNEYKEKMDDYRHNDEKKVEEKNKDGDINLKEMEDLVSNDKDSDELDEFDEENKNDIVNEDGIVVKIRNMNFDENLLELIEMNNVINIKDVSFISSLLEKEEIEKIFLNCMSNLKENIIPNIDNNKNKWLSDEGIHDLTIIAKVFFFFYLNKFEDCLLLIEEWENKPIFSIYILYIKGLCYFYLGDYEKSAYLLEKIFDIECLYTKHLPYLSTCYWYKKDIEKIEYILLTYEKKEINEYYLCLIGNYFSLKNNKRLGTFFFKKAMKLNIFYEYSYILYSSELKHTGNINKAKLVLLKCILINPSNFRAHLLLSVIFFNEGNINIANVHLSLCLKLNMTNPIICLYCACLYNYKEKYETALLCLEQAQKNNYKGPELFILQGMIFLKMKRNVDALNSFLKAENLYPNCVYINTFISLTLTLEKKFDKAKKIVKEIFFENAYIKSTNALLKDIYKCCNSKTLPSKCLLNKIDLFLKQECFNIFM, encoded by the coding sequence atggaagatgatgaaaatCATAGGTGTTATTTAAACTTCTTCTTAAACGGTATAGATATTTCTAAAaagtataatttaaaatttcaAAAAAGGTTGTACGACGATTTGATAGATACTTATTGTTATagacataaaataaatataaaagaaaacataAGGTCTAAcaacaattatataaattacgAGGATTTAAATCGTTTGTACATTTATTCAAGAAAGGAATGTCAAGATGAAAAATGcgataatataatgaaatatgcatatatttattgttgttataagttaaataaggaaaaaagagagagtattattatgatgttaTTGGATGAAGAATTtcttaaatataacataaaaaatgatcataataatattaagaagaagaagaaaaagaaaaaaaaaaagaaaaagcaaatatatctaatgaataataataagaacaacaacaataatagtgataataattataatactgATGATACTTATATAATGAAGCATATCAAAGTTTATGAAGAAAGGTTTTACAATGTACAATGTATACCTGGTTATAGTGTGGGATATTATTTGATGgggaaaatatatgaaaaggaAGGAAGAAAAGAATGGTTTAgtgaaataagaaaaaagaaattaatagatatatcttttatttgtTACTATTTAGGTTATAAATCGTGCCCTTATTTAATATGTTGtctgaaaaaaatgataaaattacattcgaatttttattttagtgTTATGTATCAAGATATAGTTGGAAAACTTTCAAAAATGTATAATGCTcacatatatgtttataagaAGTTGAAATGTAAATCACTTATTAggaaagaaaatgaagattatgatggtgatgataataaaagtgatgataatgaaagtgatgatgaagattatgatgatagaaaagatgataataatgacgATTATTATGACAATGAATACAAGGAAAAAATGGACGACTATAGACATAATGACGAAAAAAAagttgaagaaaaaaataaagatggtgatataaatttaaaagaaatggAAGATCTTGTAAGCAATGATAAAGATTCAGATGAATTAGATGAAtttgatgaagaaaataaaaatgatattgtAAATGAAGATGGAATTGttgtaaaaataagaaatatgaaTTTTGATGAAAATCTTTTAGAATTAATCGAAATGaataatgttataaatataaaagatgtttcatttatatcttctttactagaaaaggaagaaatagaaaaaatatttttaaattgtatgtctaatttaaaagaaaatataatacctAATAttgacaataataaaaataaatggcTATCTGATGAAGGAATTCATGACTTAACAATAATCGccaaagtttttttttttttttatttaaataaatttgaaGATTGTTTATTGTTAATAGAAGAATGGGAAAATAAACCTATatttagtatatatattttatacataaaagGACTATGTTATTTTTACCTTGGAGATTATGAAAAATCGGCATATTTATTAGAAAAGATATTTGATATAGAATGTTTGTATACTAAACACCTTCCATATTTATCTACATGTTATTGgtataaaaaagatattgaaaaaatagaatatatattattaacatatgaaaagaaagaaataaatgaatattatttatgtctTATTGGAAactatttttctttaaaaaataataaaagattaggaacctttttttttaaaaaagctatgaaattaaatattttttatgaatattcatatattctttattctAGTGAACTAAAACACACaggaaatattaataaagctAAGTTAGTATTACTTAAATGcattttaataaatcctAGTAATTTTAGAGCTCACTTATTATTGagtgtaatattttttaatgaagggaatataaatatagcaAATGTGCATTTAAGTTTatgtttaaaattaaatatgacAAATccaataatatgtttatattgtGCTTGTTTATATAactataaagaaaaatatgaaacagCTTTACTTTGTTTAGAACAAgctcaaaaaaataattataagggACCTGAATTATTTATCTTACAAGGTATGATATTCttgaaaatgaaaagaaatgtTGATGCCTTAAACAGTTTTTTGAAAGCTGAAAATTTATATCCCAATTGtgtttatattaatacatttatttctttaacTTTAActcttgaaaaaaaatttgataAAGCGAAAAAAATTGTgaaagaaattttttttgaaaatgcTTATATAAAAAGCACAAATGCGttattaaaagatatttataaatgttgTAATTCTAAAACACTCCCAAGTAAATgtcttttaaataaaatcgACCTCTTTCTTAAGCAAGaatgttttaatatatttatgtaa
- a CDS encoding chromatin assembly factor 1 subunit A — protein MPNVYLPQILWHSKDNKRSDRIYSLDIQPYPNYYSVKKLNRKYELFIKYLKEKGKIECNKFDTLEEKQKIINDSTLPSNNNYNNSSNNNNNNNKYETLKLDKELNQGNEDNIIKTVIGNNTEVSNNNLLDDTNNKLNEIKTNTSTEDHQEHNLVNKKNETNSSSNDNISHNKTPMQSNKLLTSLQDDKTKKKPIKFNIATCGADEFVHLWRIFIKDDISIKCLGRFIGHSGEINCVRFNKNGRYIASGGEDKFLYIWEKSKKPKNIPLGYDISFLDYKEWWNVVGSFRCSGVINSIIWSNNDTLYVANEDNNINIIDFVKNTNCKVQVLEGHSGIIQGISFDNNYEYLASLSADQTLKIWKKKNDGKSWKLENSIKNIRRDELDKLNNACTTCTEYDFPDKNNTDKYESNTLKQENKKLINYDLLEQEAYKKKTKNKKEKADEDEEEANNNEDVEEQQTDVGEEHIEGHLNNNIVLNSNINKMNNSNNLKMNNSNTIKMNNSFNQENNVKPYQQIHTKFMSKKHLEDGEEEQEEEEEEKKFKRSLFSSEEMLPSFFRRIDFSPNGEFLITPSGIQFEQVEKVNEKNNKTDENAKPNYEIKAYSCFYIYHKNLFLKYNIPFFTIFSQTSHFLVAKFNYNTFKLRTEQNILKRCYEHFLNNLSDVNDEDISNSNKKRKIYDDNLKLNELMYNEKLIKLNYEKTLLYNHIDIPDDVSQIVSSTISESDVEFNEDKVSLKELSAENCLMKNTERNEDGNDEDNTEENVEEKKDDIKEEKQDDLKEEKKDDSKDDSKDDSKDDSKDNSKDDSKGDSKDDSKGDSKDDSKDDSKDDSKDDSKDNSKDDSKDDSKGDSKNDSKDDSKNDSKDDTKEESKKENELDINNKLNADEEEGKNDIMDKYNDNNDNVEILNEQDASSELKDKKEERFIYTLGTFDGSVYFYDSEILDIPISIVKNIHLCPITDISWNNLGNVCACSSSDGYVSFYHFNNNELGNIKSYKNYYLDKKCNDLTFDQNYFKNTFYDEVEFLNKDESNDYTSSEDEFDDHNLIPPKEETKVKRINLIVGNAANFVLSQNTKK, from the coding sequence atgccAAATGTATATTTACCTCAAATTTTATGGCATAGTAAAGATAACAAAAGAAGTGATCGAATTTATTCTTTAGATATTCAACCATATCCAAATTATTATAgtgttaaaaaattaaataggAAATATGAATTGTTTatcaaatatttaaaagaaaaaggaaaaatagaATGTAATAAATTCGACACTTtagaagaaaaacaaaaaattataaatgattCAACATTGCcctcaaataataattataataatagtagtaataataataataataataataaatatgaaacatTAAAATTAGATAAAGAACTGAATCAAGGAAATGAGGATAACATTATAAAGACGGTAATTGGGAATAACACGGAAGTTAGTAATAATAACTTATTAGATGATACAAACAATAAATTAAacgaaataaaaacaaatacatCTACGGAAGATCACCAAGAACACAATttagtaaataaaaaaaacgaaaCGAATAGTTCATCTAATGACAATATTTCACATAATAAAACACCAATGCAATCAAATAAATTACTTACATCATTACAAGatgataaaacaaaaaaaaaacctatCAAATTTAATATAGCTACATGTGGTGCTGACGAATTCGTACATTTGTGgagaatatttataaaagatgATATTTCAATTAAATGCTTAGGTAGATTTATAGGTCATAGTGGTGAAATAAATTGTGTTCGTTTTAACAAAAATGGTAGATATATAGCAAGTGGGGGAGaagataaatttttatatatatgggaaaaaagtaaaaaaccAAAAAATATACCATTAGGTTATGATATAAGCTTTTTAGATTATAAAGAATGGTGGAATGTCGTAGGGTCTTTCAGATGTAGTGGTGTAATAAATAGTATTATTTGGTCAAACAATGATACCTTATATGTAGcaaatgaagataataatatcaatattattgattttgtaaaaaatacaaaCTGTAAAGTACAAGTCTTAGAAGGACATTCAGGTATTATTCAAGGAATTTCATTTGAcaataattatgaatatttagcATCTCTTAGTGCTGATCaaacattaaaaatatggaaaaagaaaaatgatgGAAAATCATGGAAATTAGAAAACtccataaaaaatataagaagaGATGAATTGGATAAACTTAATAATGCATGCACGACATGTACTGAATATGATTTTcctgataaaaataatacggACAAATACGAATCCAATACTTTaaaacaagaaaataaaaaattaataaattatgattTATTGGAACAAGaagcatataaaaaaaaaacaaaaaacaaaaaagaaaaagcagATGAAGACGAAGAAGAAGCAAATAATAACGAAGATGTAGAAGAACAACAAACGGATGTAGGAGAAGAACATATAGAAGGACAtctcaataataatatagtgcttaattcaaatattaacaaaatgAACAACTCCAATAATCTCAAAATGAATAACTCCAATACAATCAAAATGAACAATTCTTTTAATCAAGAAAATAATGTTAAACCATACCAACAAATACATACCAAGTTTATGTCAAAAAAACATCTAGAAGATGGAGAAGAAGaacaagaagaagaagaggaagaaaagaaattcaAAAGAAGCCTTTTTTCAAGTGAGGAAATGCTACCTTCCTTTTTCAGACGTATTGATTTTTCTCCAAATGGGgaatttttaataacacCTAGTGGTATTCAATTTGAACAAGTGGAAAAAGTTAAcgagaaaaataataaaaccgATGAAAATGCTAAACCAAATTATGAAATTAAAGCTTATAGCtgcttttatatatatcataaaaacttatttttaaaatataatattcctttttttaccATATTTTCACAAACAAGCCATTTCTTAGTAGccaaatttaattataatacattCAAATTAAGAACAGAACAAAATATTCTTAAAAGATGTTATGAACATTTTCTTAATAACTTATCTGATGTAAATGATGAAGATATATcaaattcaaataaaaaaagaaaaatatatgatgataatttaaaattaaatgagtTAATGTATAATGAAAAACTAATCAAATTGAATTATGAAAAAACtctattatataatcatattgaTATACCTGATGATGTAAGTCAAATTGTTAGTAGTACCATATCAGAAAGTGATGTTGAATTTAATGAAGATAAAGTATCCTTGAAGGAATTATCCGCCGAAAATTGCTTGATGAAAAATACGGAAAGGAATGAGGATGGAAATGATGAAGACAATACAGAAGAGAAtgttgaagaaaaaaaagatgatatAAAGGAAGAAAAACAGGATGATttaaaggaagaaaaaaaggatGATTCAAAAGATGATTCAAAAGATGATTCAAAAGATGATTCAAAAGATAATTCAAAAGATGATTCAAAAGGTGATTCAAAAGATGATTCAAAAGGTGATTCAAAAGATGATTCAAAAGATGATTCAAAAGATGATTCAAAAGATGATTCAAAAGATAATTCAAAAGATGATTCAAAAGATGATTCAAAAGGTGATTCAAAAAATGATTCAAAAGATGATTCAAAAAATGATTCAAAGGATGACACAAAGGAAGaatcaaaaaaagaaaacgaattagatataaataacaaattGAATGCAGATGAAGAAGAAGGGAAAAATGATATCATGgacaaatataatgataacaatgataatgttgaaatattaaatgaacaaGATGCTTCAAGTGAACTTAAAGATAAAAAGGAGGaaagatttatatatacattaggAACGTTTGATGGaagtgtatatttttatgatagtGAGATTCTTGATATACCCATTAGTATAGTTaagaatatacatttatgtcCTATAACAGATATATCTTGGAATAATTTAGGTAACGTTTGTGCATGTTCAAGTTCAGATGGGTATGTTAGCTTTTATcactttaataataatgaattaggaaatattaaatcttataaaaattacTATTTGGATAAAAAATGCAATGATTTAACATTCgatcaaaattattttaaaaacacTTTTTATGATGAAGTAGagtttttaaataaagatgAATCTAATGATTATACGTCTAGCGAGGATGAATTTGATGATCATAATTTAATTCCTCCTAAGGAAGAAACAAAAGTGAAAAGAATTAATTTAATAGTTGGTAATGCAGCAAATTTTGTCTTATCGCAAAATACTAAGAAATGA
- a CDS encoding rhoptry-associated protein 3, giving the protein MIRKFLISLFLIFLCLNNVVIGNKCKKALIDIDTKDLSLSSILRAHKPDNTTLGSWVYFFFNHFSNVDEAIEYLKGLNINVLDIEDHACFARAFSVYLLHFYAKDLKMMIRNEEHESFFKNKLSEINNIISGDFLSTLKHEYFFDKLPSIIVKEKDASHIVKRTDFLQDILEKADLNNHAIYKNDPTKVFIFNEINFFRTFQLEGKPHIPDDQLSFMRDYALLIYLGTKENYYNSDITEYAQGNYNISKNRTRLGLKKRSKTFSLDDPQKNSNIFAFCEKNGKEEFFGTPDDLISSFFSDMKAKMVKGHKRFLMEFDYAVKNRTYALPKVKGFRFLKQLFQRKNLKNFVGMYINLLSTEIDFLAEDFVEMFDTTMNCYGRQHAARAADHYMDMKLSNIFK; this is encoded by the coding sequence atgattagAAAATTTTTGATTTcgttatttttaatatttttatgtttgaACAATGTTGTAATTGGAAATAAGTGTAAGAAAGCATTGATAGATATTGATACAAAGGATTTGTCTTTGTCTAGTATATTACGTGCACATAAACCCGATAATACAACATTAGGTTCATgggtttattttttctttaatcaTTTTTCAAATGTGGATGAAGCAATAGAATATTTAAAGggattaaatataaatgtattagaTATTGAAGATCATGCTTGTTTTGCAAGAGCTTTTAGTGTATATTTGCTTCATTTTTATGCAAAAgatttaaaaatgatgattaGAAATGAAGAACATGAAtcatttttcaaaaataaattaagtgaaattaataatataatatctgGTGATTTCCTTTCAACATTAAaacatgaatatttttttgataagtTACCATCTATTATAgttaaagaaaaagatgCATCCCATATAGTAAAAAGGACTGATTTTTTACAagatatattagaaaaagcAGATTTAAATAACCATGCAATTTATAAAAACGATCCTACAaaagtatttatttttaatgaaataaatttttttagaaCATTCCAATTAGAAGGTAAACCACATATACCTGATGATCAACTTTCTTTTATGCGTGATTAtgctttattaatttatcttGGTACTaaggaaaattattataattctgATATAACAGAATATGCACAaggaaattataatatttcgaAAAATAGAACAAGATTAGGATTAAAAAAACGTAGTAAAACATTTTCTTTAGATGATCCCCAAAAAAATTCCAATATATTTGCTTTTTgtgaaaaaaatggaaaagaaGAATTTTTTGGTACACCTGATGATTtaatttcatcatttttttctgatATGAAAGCTAAAATGGTTAAAGGGCATAAGAGATTTTTGATGGAATTTGATTATGCTGTTAAAAATAGAACTTATGCTTTACCTAAAGTTAAGGGATTTCGATTTTTAAAACAACTTTttcaaagaaaaaatttaaaaaatttcgTAGGAATGTATATAAACCTTCTGTCTACTGAAATTGATTTCTTAGCAGAAGATTTTGTAGAAATGTTCGATACTACTATGAATTGTTATGGACGCCAACATGCCGCTCGTGCAGCAGATCATTATATGGATATGAAACTATCGAAcatattcaaataa